CATGAGGTCGGCGATCAGCCGGTCGAGTTCCCGGACCTGCGCGGTGAGGTGGTCGATGGTGCCCAGCAACACTCCCAGCAGGCGGCCGTGATGTTCTTCGAACTGCCCGGTGAGTGCCTCGGCCAGGGCCGGCTTCTTCTTCACCAGGCTCCCCTTGGCGAGATCCGCCAGAGCTCGGGGGTTGCGTTCACCGGCGGCCAGGGCGTCGAGCATGGCCCGGCCGGAGAGGCCGAAGAGGTCCGAGACAACGTCGGACAGCTTGATCTGCGCGTCCTGCAGGGCCTTGTCCACCCGGTGCTTGTGCCGGGTGCGTTCCTGGATGAAGACCGTGCGGGTGCGGGTGAGGTCCCGTAGCTGCCGGACCGGCTTGGGCGGTACGAACGAAGCGCGGACCATGCCGCGTTCGGCGAGCTTGGCCAGCCAGACCGCGTCCAGCTTGTCGGTCTTCGGCCGGCCCGGGACGTTCTTCACATCGCGGGCGTTGACCAGCCAACATTCCAGGCCACGGGCCTCCAAGAGGTAGAAGAAGGGCCGCCAGTACGAGCCCGTCGCCTCCATCACCACCCGCTGGACACCCTGGCAGACCAGCCGGTCGCCGAGCTCGAGGATCGCGTTCGTGGTGGACGCGACCGTCCAGACCTGCTGGACGCGCCGGCCTTCAATGGTGTCGTGCGGGACGCGCAGACACACCATCCCGGACGCCTTGGCGATGTCGATCGCCGCGACCCGGGCAACACTTCCGTCGTCGTGGTCCTCCCTGGACTCCTCCATCGTCTTCCTCCCCTTGCGCAAGGTGCGGGCGGGGGCTGCCCGGGAAGCCTGAGGGGAGACAGAGAAGCTGAACGGCGTGCTCGAGACGACAGTGTGCGGCCCCTCGGACGGCTCCCTCACCAGACTCCTATGCTGGCTTACAGCCCAAACATCAAGCGGCGTCGGCGGACAGCCCCCGTACCGATTTTCACGCTCGCGAGGCGTCAACCGCAGGTGAACGGCTGACTCCTATTGGCCGTGGTCGCTCTCGCGGTCGGCCGTCAGCCGGTTCACCACACCCACCACGCCGTCCACGCGCCATGCGGCTCTGATCAACGCCGTCGTATCGAGGGCCGGTTCGGGCGCGCCCACCATGGTGACCATCCCGTCGCGGACGTCGATGCGGAGCCCGTCGATGCGGTGGGCGGCCGGTGCCCGGCCGGAGACGGCGCCGGCGACGTCCGCGAGGATCTCCTCGTCCGTCCTCAGGAAGACGCGCAGCAGATCACGTCGTGTCGTGATGCCGACGAGGCGGTCCTCCTCGTCCACCACCGGCAACCGGTCGATGTGGCGGCGTTCCATGATGCGCGCGGCGTCGACGACGCGCTGTTCGGGATGCACGGTGACAGCCGGGCTGGTCATCAGCTCGCCCGCCGCCAGTGCGGGTCCCCCGACGGGGTGGGTGTCGGCCGGCCGTCGCAGTGTCCACGCCATCCGGCGCCGACCCGGTCCGTCCTGGCCGCGACCTGCCCGGTGCCTGGTGAGGTCTGTCCGGGAGACCACTCCCATGACCTTGTCGTCGTCGTCCACCACCGGCAGGCCGCTGATCCGGTGGGCGGTGAACACGCGGGCCAGTTCTTCGAAGGAGGTGTCCGGGCGTGCCTGGACCACTTCGCTGGTCATGACTTCGCCCACCGTCCGCTTTCCGACCACGGTGCTCATCTCCACTCGTTTCGCAGATTTCCGGATGCCGCCGAAGGCGACCCGACCTCTGACTGCGCCGACCGCTCTCGCAGCGCGCCGGGGCCGGAAGCCACGGGGTGCTCCTCATGCCTGCCGTCGCTTCCAGCGTGGTGCGCAGGACGCGCAGGGGACAGAACCGGTCAGGACCGGTACGCAGGGCCGTTCGGCCCGCGACAGTCCGGGGCCGGGCGGGGCCCGTCGGAAAGAGGGCCCAACGGCCCTGGGGTGCCCCCCGTTCGACCCTGCCCCCGGCGCGGCAGGGCCCCCAGGCTGGCACCACTCGCATCGGCACCTACGGGAAGGGCGGCGGAGATGACCGTACGCATCGGAATCAACGGCTTCGGACGCATCGGCCGGAACTACCTGCGCTGCGTCATGGAACGCGCGGAGGCGAGCAGCGGCACCCCCATCGAGGTGGTGGCCGTCAACGACCTCGCCTCCCCGGCTGCGCTGGCCCATCTGCTCACCTACGACTCCACCTACGGCCGGCTTCACCGCACCGTTGATCACGACGGCGAATCCATCACGGTGGACGGTCACCGCATCGCGGTCACGTCCCGGCGCGACCCCGCCGACCTCCGGTGGGACGCGCTCGGCGTGGACGTCGTCATCGAGGCCACCGGCCGCTTCCGCACCAAGGAGGAAGCCGGTCGGCACCTGACGGCAGGAGCACGCAAGGTGCTGCTGTCCGTCCCCGGCAAGGGCGTCGACGCCACGATCGTCATGGGCGTCAACGAGTCCGCGTACGACCCGCGCGTCGACCACGTGATCTCCAACGCGTCCTGCACCACCAACTGCGTGGCCCCCATGGTGAAGGTCCTCAACGAGCGCTTCGGCATCGTCAAGGGACTGATGACCACCATCCACGGCTACACCAACGACCAGGTCGTGCTCGACGGCCCGCACAAGGACCTGCGCCGCGGCCGCACGGCCGCGGTGAACATCATCCCGACCAGCACCGGCGCCGCCCGCGCCGTCGGCCTGGTACTCCCCGAACTCGCGGGAACCCTGGACGGCATCGCCGTGCGCGTGCCGGTCGAGGACGGCTCGCTGACCGACCTCAGCCTGGTGCTGGCACAGCAGGTGTCCACACAGGACGTCAACGACGCTTTCCGGGAGGCTGCCGAGGGACCGCTGAAGGGCGTCCTGAGGGTGAGCGACGCCCCGATCGTCTCGCGCGACATCGTCGGCGACCCCGCCTCGTGCATCGTGGACGCCCCGCTGACGCAGGCCCACGGGGACCTGGTCAAGGTCTTCGGCTGGTACGACAACGAGTGGGGCTACACCAACCGTCTCGTCGACCTGACCCAGTACGTCGCCACGCTGCTCGACGCCCGGTGAGCGGCCGGAGACCATCGGGCCCCGTCGAGGGACCATCGGGACCTCCGCCGAGGGCGCGTCCCGGGCAAGGCTGTAGGTGACAGCACGGAACGGGTGGCCACCCCGGTGGCCGGCCACGTGAGGCCGCAGCGCCACCCACACCCAGGGAGCTTTCCATGACTCAGGCGACCAACGCCCCCCGCACCACCCCCGACGGCGCCCCGTCGGACACGCGCATCGCCGTGAACCTCCTGGTCGACAACGCCTCCAAGGCGCTCGCCGACTTCGAGTCCCTCACGCAGGAGCAGGTCGACCACATCGTCGCCAAGGCGTCGGTGGCCGCCCTGGATCAGCACACCGCCCTGGCGCGCTTGGCGGTGGAGGAGACCGGGCGGGGTGTTTTCGAGGACAAGGCGGCGAAGAACATGTTCGCCTGCGAGCACGTCACCCACAGCATGTCCCGGGCGAGGACGGTCGGCGTCATCGGCCGCGACGACATCGAGGGCATCATCCAGATCGCCGAACCCGTCGGCGTGCTCTGCGCGGTCACGCCCGTCACCAACCCGACGTCCACCACCATCTTCAAGGCGCTGCTGGCGCTGAAGACACGCAACCCCGTCGTGTTCGCCTTCCACCCCTCCGCGCAGGTGTGCAGCACCGCGGCCGCGCGCATCGTGCGGGACGCCGCCGTCGCCGCCGGAGCGCCCGAGCACTGCGTGCAGTGGATCGAGGCTCCCTCCATCGAGGCCACCAGCCTCCTCATGCGCCACCCAGGCGTCGCGCTGATCCTGGCGACCGGCGGCAACGCCATGGTCAAGGCCGCCTACTCGGCCGGCAAGCCCGCCGTCGGCGTCGGCGCCGGCAACGTGCCCGCCTACGTGCACCACAGCGCGGACCTGCGCCGGGCGGTCAACGACCTCGTCCTGTCCAAGTCCTTCGACAACGGCATGATCTGCGCGTCCGAGCAGGCGGTCATTCTGGACACCGACGTGTACGACGAGGCGCTCGCCGAGTTCCGGCGCCTGCACGCGTACGTCGCGACGGCCGAGGAGAAGCGGAAGCTGGAGACCTATCTGTTCCCGCCGGACCCGGCCGGTCGACAGGGCCGCGTCAACCCGGCCGCCGTCGGGCAGAGCCCCGACCGGATCGCCGAGCAGGCCGGGTTCACCGTCCCCGCGGACACATCGCTCATCCTGGCCGAGGCGAGCCACGTCGGGCCCGACGAGCCGCTGACGCGGGAGAAGCTCTGCCCGGTCCTCACCGTACTGCGGGCCGCGTCCACCGAGGAGGGCTTCGACCTCGCGGCCGACATGGTCGACTTCCACGGGCAGGGACACAGCGCGGTGATCCACACCGGTGACCCGGCCCTGGCCGAGCGCTACGGCCGGCGTATGAAGACCGTACGGATCATCGTCAACTCGCCGTCCTCGCAGGGAGCGATCGGCGGCATCTACAACCGTCTGGTTCCGTCCCTGACCCTGGGCTGCGGTTCCTGGGGCAGCACCTCGGTCTCGGACAACGTCTCGGCCGCCCAGCTGCTCAACATCAAGCGCGTCACCACCCGGCAGAACAACATGCAGTGGTTCAAGGTGCCGCCGAAGATCTACTTCGAGCCCCAGGCCATCCGCTACCTCGCCGCGATGCCCGAGGTCCACCGCGTCACCGTGGTCACCGACGCCACCATGACCCGGCTCGGTTACGTGGAGCGCGTCAGCCGCGTCCTGCAACAGCGGCAGCAGCCCGTGACCATCCAGGTCATCGACGACGTCGAACCGGAGCCGAGCATCGACTCCGTGCAGCGCGGCGCCGCCCTCATGCGCGAGTTCCGGCCGGACACCATCATCGCCCTGGGCGGCGGATCCCCCATGGACGCGGCGAAGGTGATGTGGCTGCTGTACGAACAGCCGGACGTCGACTTCGCCGACATGCGGCAGAAGTTCTCCGACATCCGCAAGCGCGCCTTCCGCTTCCCCGTGCTCGGCAAGCAGGCCCGCCTGGTCTGCGTCCCCACCACCTCGGGCACCGGCGCCGAGGTCACCCCCTTCGCGGTGATCTCCGACCCGGCGACCGGCAAGAAGTACCCGCTGGCCGACTACGCCCTGACCCCCAGCGTCGCGATCGTCGATCCCGTCCTGACCGCCGACCTGCCCGCGTCGCTCGCCGCCGACAGTGGCTTCGACGCCCTCACCCACGCCACCGAGGCGTACGTCTCCGTCTACGCCAACGACTTCACCGACGGTCTGGCGCTGCACGCCATCAGGCTGATCTTCGACCACCTGGAGGCGGCGGTCACCGGCCGGGCGGCACGGCGGGCCCTGGCACGGGAGAAGATGCACAACGCGGGCACCATCGCCGGCATGGCCTTCGGCAACGCCTTCCTCGGCATCGTCCACGCGATGTCCCACACCCTGGGTGCCACCTTCCACATCGCCCACGGGCGGACCAACGCGATCCTCCTGCCGCATGTGATCCGCTACAACGGGACCGTTCCCGCCAAGTTGACGGGCTGGCCCAAGTACGAGAGCTACCGGGCGCCCGAGCGCTTCCAGGACATCGCCCGTGCCCTCGGGCTCCCGGCATCCACCCCCGCCGAGGGCGTGGCCTCGTACGCCGCCGCGGTGGAACGCCTGCGGGACGCCGTGGGCATCGAACCGTCCTTCCGCGCCCTGGGCCTCGACGAGGCCGCCTTCATCGGCGCGCTGCCGCAGCAGGCACTGAACGCCTATGAGGATCAGTGCGCCCCGGCCAACCCGCGCATGCCGATGCTGGACGACATGGAGGACATCATGCGCACGGCCTACTACGCCGGGCCCCGGCCACTTCCCTCCTTCTGACCGCGGGGTCATCCGCACGGACCGATACCCTGTCCGTGTACAGCGGGTGATCGAGGTCAGGAGGGCCAGTGGGGGTGGAGGAGCCGTTGTCGCGGATGCCTCAGATGCGGCTCGACGAGCTGCTGGAGGAGCTGCAGGCGCGTATCAACGCGGCCCGCGGCACCCGGGACCGGGTACACAGCTTGCTGGAGGCGGTCGTCTCGGTG
Above is a genomic segment from Streptomyces sp. NBC_01233 containing:
- the gap gene encoding type I glyceraldehyde-3-phosphate dehydrogenase, producing the protein MTVRIGINGFGRIGRNYLRCVMERAEASSGTPIEVVAVNDLASPAALAHLLTYDSTYGRLHRTVDHDGESITVDGHRIAVTSRRDPADLRWDALGVDVVIEATGRFRTKEEAGRHLTAGARKVLLSVPGKGVDATIVMGVNESAYDPRVDHVISNASCTTNCVAPMVKVLNERFGIVKGLMTTIHGYTNDQVVLDGPHKDLRRGRTAAVNIIPTSTGAARAVGLVLPELAGTLDGIAVRVPVEDGSLTDLSLVLAQQVSTQDVNDAFREAAEGPLKGVLRVSDAPIVSRDIVGDPASCIVDAPLTQAHGDLVKVFGWYDNEWGYTNRLVDLTQYVATLLDAR
- a CDS encoding IS110 family transposase, encoding MEESREDHDDGSVARVAAIDIAKASGMVCLRVPHDTIEGRRVQQVWTVASTTNAILELGDRLVCQGVQRVVMEATGSYWRPFFYLLEARGLECWLVNARDVKNVPGRPKTDKLDAVWLAKLAERGMVRASFVPPKPVRQLRDLTRTRTVFIQERTRHKHRVDKALQDAQIKLSDVVSDLFGLSGRAMLDALAAGERNPRALADLAKGSLVKKKPALAEALTGQFEEHHGRLLGVLLGTIDHLTAQVRELDRLIADLMEQTRAPHDGTGTGPPRTDDTSTSSARDAVTARELAERLDAVPGIGPATAQIILAEIGLDMSRFPTPEHLVSWAKLCPRTIQSGAKNTTGPAGKGNPWLKGALGEAANAAARTDTFLGARYRRIVKRRGHAKALVAVARSILVITWHLINDPDARYQELGADWHQRHLNPARKTRDLVRQLQALGHQVTLAAPTTAA
- a CDS encoding CBS domain-containing protein, which codes for MSTVVGKRTVGEVMTSEVVQARPDTSFEELARVFTAHRISGLPVVDDDDKVMGVVSRTDLTRHRAGRGQDGPGRRRMAWTLRRPADTHPVGGPALAAGELMTSPAVTVHPEQRVVDAARIMERRHIDRLPVVDEEDRLVGITTRRDLLRVFLRTDEEILADVAGAVSGRAPAAHRIDGLRIDVRDGMVTMVGAPEPALDTTALIRAAWRVDGVVGVVNRLTADRESDHGQ
- the adhE gene encoding bifunctional acetaldehyde-CoA/alcohol dehydrogenase; amino-acid sequence: MTQATNAPRTTPDGAPSDTRIAVNLLVDNASKALADFESLTQEQVDHIVAKASVAALDQHTALARLAVEETGRGVFEDKAAKNMFACEHVTHSMSRARTVGVIGRDDIEGIIQIAEPVGVLCAVTPVTNPTSTTIFKALLALKTRNPVVFAFHPSAQVCSTAAARIVRDAAVAAGAPEHCVQWIEAPSIEATSLLMRHPGVALILATGGNAMVKAAYSAGKPAVGVGAGNVPAYVHHSADLRRAVNDLVLSKSFDNGMICASEQAVILDTDVYDEALAEFRRLHAYVATAEEKRKLETYLFPPDPAGRQGRVNPAAVGQSPDRIAEQAGFTVPADTSLILAEASHVGPDEPLTREKLCPVLTVLRAASTEEGFDLAADMVDFHGQGHSAVIHTGDPALAERYGRRMKTVRIIVNSPSSQGAIGGIYNRLVPSLTLGCGSWGSTSVSDNVSAAQLLNIKRVTTRQNNMQWFKVPPKIYFEPQAIRYLAAMPEVHRVTVVTDATMTRLGYVERVSRVLQQRQQPVTIQVIDDVEPEPSIDSVQRGAALMREFRPDTIIALGGGSPMDAAKVMWLLYEQPDVDFADMRQKFSDIRKRAFRFPVLGKQARLVCVPTTSGTGAEVTPFAVISDPATGKKYPLADYALTPSVAIVDPVLTADLPASLAADSGFDALTHATEAYVSVYANDFTDGLALHAIRLIFDHLEAAVTGRAARRALAREKMHNAGTIAGMAFGNAFLGIVHAMSHTLGATFHIAHGRTNAILLPHVIRYNGTVPAKLTGWPKYESYRAPERFQDIARALGLPASTPAEGVASYAAAVERLRDAVGIEPSFRALGLDEAAFIGALPQQALNAYEDQCAPANPRMPMLDDMEDIMRTAYYAGPRPLPSF